In Amblyomma americanum isolate KBUSLIRL-KWMA chromosome 8, ASM5285725v1, whole genome shotgun sequence, the DNA window TGGTATATTGCACTGGACACAATTACAGGAAAGTACACACAAGTGGTATGTTCCCTCTACTTGACATATTTTAATACACTTACCCATATGTTATCATAGTAAAGAAAATAAGCATCAGTTGCGCACTATGGTGCAAAAACAAGCCGTCAGGAAGCGTATTTTGTTTTAAATTATATTTTCTTATACAATATCAATGCATTATATAACCATCCCAGTAAATAAACCATTGCAAGCCATTATGCACCAAAAAAGTGCACATATGCTTCAAGCAGGCTGTCAGCAAACGCTTGCGCATTCAATTCTAATGCATTTCTGAAGTTATACCCGGCACTTAACCGATATTTTCTCACAGTTCCTCGCTTCCGTATGGCAAATGAAAGGTACTGAGAGAAAGCGAAGGAGGAAGGCGAAGGGGGGCAGGCAAAGGTGGTGAAGTGAGAATGCACGTGTGCGAGCGCACACGGGCGTTCCTGGTAGCACCATTCGGTTTCTGGTAGCACATTTCTGGTAGCACCATTCGGTGGAGCCAcagttcccttacaaaaatttctttagacactgtatagactgtccataaacttgtctgtaaagtctatagattctctatagacaatCCAAAGACAACATCGTATGGGAAATACATATCCTACAGACAGCCTATATATAGTAGAGGTTTATGGGCAGACACTTTAAGTAGATTTTTTCAATACACTATGTATAAACAAAAATGAATAGCTACAGGAAGGGAACAGAATCTATAAGAAGTATGTAGACTGCCTCTAGATAATTTTTGTAAGGATTAGCAGCAGTGGGTCTGCGCCGAGCAGCTTGCAATCGCTTTAGTGATGATAAAAACTGCCAGGGGCTACAAGACACACTAGTAGCGCTGAGGGAAGGCAATAAATGCAGCCCAGATTCATGTTCAGAACGCTGCGCGTATGCACGGACAGATCTAGTAGACGACAAACGTTCTCGGGACGCTGCCCACAAATGCGCTGTGCAGTACGGGGCCCCAATGCATGACGAGCCAATTTCCgtcaggctataagggactcGTTGCTAAGTTTCCCGTAACATGAGCATAATCGTCGTGCCGTCACGCGTGGCATCACTGCGTTAACCATTTCACGAACCAACTAGCGCATATCACTGAacccgccgcagtgactcagtgcCTTTGGCCgtcagctgctgatcccaaggccgCAGGATCCAATCTTGTCAGCCGCAGCCGCATTGCGATGAAGGCCAAATACAAAACGGCCTGTGTTCTGTACGCAGTCACCGCAATGTTAACGAATCCCAGGTGaccaaaattaatccggagccctccacttaggCGTCCCTCACTGTCGGTAGTGTGTCGCTTCGTGATGTAAAACCAAATAATCTCCAACCCAAAAGACGCGAGTTGGATCCCGGCTgaggcagtcgcatttcgatggaagcaaaattctacAGACCCAGgtaacgtgcgatgtcagtgcacgttgaagacccACAGGAAGTCGAAATTTCCGcacccttcactactgcgtccctcagagcctgagtcgctttgggacgtcaagctCCCATAAACGAAACCGTTTTTTAATATCACAGGCCTTATTCTGCGGTTAAGCGATTGTAATTTTTTTGCCTGTTAAAATAACTACGTCGTCATGGAAGGGCATGGGCAAATCACGGGCGCAACTCTGGTATCAGACCTGTTCCTACACACCCGGGGGAGCCACCTCTGCAGCGCACGCAGCCCGATGTGGTCACGGCGCTGTTGGGAAGTAGGACGGTGCCCcggctcacacccacgtgacAAAGGCACGGCAGGAGCTCGCTGTGCTGCTGCCCGAGGCCCCCTCCATTGCCGTCGGCATagagcaatgcatgagcctgacgAGAGACCGAAGCAGCCTCCTGCAATATGACACAGAATAGCGGTCAACCACAGTAATTGACAATACATGTCAGAGTATATTCCCTAAACTGCCATGGCCACGTTCCCCTCTTTACACCCATTTGCAGAAATTAATGTAGACCACACCCTTACAGTGCGCTTCAAAACGCGCTGTTATTTTGAGTCTGTTACTTTGAACACTTTATTGACTTCCCTCTCCCACAAGGTGTCATTGTTACTCTTTTCTGTTGCTTggattttaagcaggtagaagtaaccaagtgatGGTTATCTGATTAGTGGCTACAATCAAAATTAGAGTAACATTTCACAAGTCAtcgctaggtggcttgaacccgcgcccgatttaaagggttcagctttatCTATCCATTGATCCAGACGTGACGCACTTTTTCACGCGGTCGGCTCCAACTCCGAGTGGTCTGCACAAGGAGGATTTGAAAGCCTCCACCGCGTCGGTGTGAGAAAGCTGCAaaacttgttgggcgagttgtgCTCTGCATTCCATGGTTACAGTGCAATGGGCAGGACACAGAATAACTAACCCAATATACAAGTTTgtgtcgtttcttttcttcacTGTCTCCTCTGTCGCGCTGTAGCCATGAACTAGAAAAAGCTACGCCCAAAGAATGCAGCAAGCAGGAAAGACCGAACAGCCACACTCATGAAACAACACGCTGTACTTCAGCTGCTAATGAATGCATGAGTCAACGCGAGTGATATCACAGCCAGTGAATAAGAAACGAGAAACATAAGCGACAtgttgaccgttctgattgtcgTGAATAGTGTTCATGTGTGCCTGTTTAATAATGTCAACATATATATGCTTCGTACAGCGTAGTTGAGACAAAGAGCCACGCATAGATAGCAGGGTGTGATCACATACGTTCTCCGTTCGATTCACCAGGGCACTTCAGTTAACCTGGCACAGTACTGAAGAGGCAGAAAAGCCTGCATTGCCTAATTATTTGGGCACCAGAGGGCGGCACATTTGCTATGCACTACATTTCCTCTTGCTTTCTTAGCCTTTTATCTTTTTCAATGACTGGCTAACAACAAGATTAAGTAGACTCGAAAAAAAATAGATAACTACTGGCTGCCAGACAGACCTTAGCGATAATGTTGTCGCCAGAAAGTAGTATGCTACCCACATACGTACTGCATTTCCTGGTACGACCTGTTACGCAGTCATAGGCATATGTTCGAACTTGCCGAAATTGATTACGAAGCAGAGCACTCAATAGTGTACTGCGCATGTTGGCGACAGTCCTTATTGGGGTGCAGGCAATTTGATAAGCAAAATACTAAAAATTTGTTTTACTAAGTGTGCTGAGGGACCGAGATCAGCTGAGAAATATTACGGTTCACGTGATTCAGCCTCATCTGCCCGAGATGCAACCATGCCCACATCGCCTGGGATCCGGTAGGCCGCCTGCTACGATAAGCCACAAGATTAGCGTTGTACACAGAACCCAGATGTATGGAACTTGAAAAGGATGGCGAACAGTTGGCTCAAACGTTATTACACAGCGTTCTCGACGTACCTGCGTACTGGAGCTGCAGGTCAGATCTTGCGTGTGCTGCAGCTTCGTGCTGAGCACGCTGTGGACAAGACGCGATCGGGGGCGACGCCGTCCACCAGCGGcagcaggctgctctgcagggacACGTCCCACTGCGTCCACTGCATGTTACGGGCATAAATGGCGGTGGGGCACTGCCAGCCGAGGGCCTTCGTGAGGCTGCACCACAGCGTTGTAAGAAAGAGCTCCTTAAGAGACCGTGAACCCAATACGGCGAAACAAAGCAAAAGCGCAAGTGCGATAGTCTTCCGAGTAGCCCGAAAAACAATGCAACGCAGAACGAAACAGAAATTAACCACACTATAATAAGGATACAACACAGCTACGAGTGTGTTAACAGGCAATTTCACAATGACAAGACACCCGACCGAAAGGAAAACGTGCGTTGGTGGCATGGACAAAAGGACAAAGGAGGACAACCAATATCCCACAACCTCGGGGTCAGTAGCCAATCTATGCACACGATTTCATGTTCGTCTTACTGATGACCATTAGCAGTGGATAAGTCGGTTATCGAGAGCGAAATAACGGTTTTGTTCGCGGTATTTCAGTAAAACCGAAAAAGAAAAAGGGCGGTGCACGGATATTTCTGGGCATATTTAGAACTACAATGTTTTTCACTGCCAGAAAAGAACACACACAGCATAATTTTCTCCGCGAAGCGAAAAGAAAAATGTCAGAATCTTTAAGAAGGAGATCAGCCTTAGGTAAGCACATCAGATTTTTAGTTGCGGGTTTTGCTGCAAGAGCTCTCAAAAGAAACCCATCCCGGCGGATGTTTAATGTGCACGCCCACACAGTCGACATCCGCTCACGTGACTGTCACGTGACTGCGCACTGTAGTAGCAAGCACAGGTTTTGGCACAAGATATCCAGGTCTCAGACTTTACAGTTTTACTGTAGGCGTTCTAAAGGGACAGCCACCAAAATGGCAACAGCTTGCGCCGAGTTCTGCACATTACGGTGCAGGGTTTAGCACTTCGAAATTTTAATCCATGAATGCGTGTAACGATTACGTTTTCACCTAATCTTGTCCACAAATGTTTTGCCGTTGGTCCGTAGAAAAGGTGTGGATTTTTTGCTAAAGGCAATTATGTTGCTAGCTACACCGAGAAATTCACGAAAGTGGTTAAGAAAGAATATCAGGCCCAAAATATTAATGAAAATAATTGAACAATAATTAGAAACAAATTATTAGAAATTGACTAATAACTGTTAATCAGTTACAACTTtagtacaaatatcttggctgTCCACTTCAAATAATTAATTAGATGCCATCCATGATTGGTTACATCCGTCATTAGAGACAACGTAAATCgaaatgcatgctttcgcatttcggcGTGAAAGAAGGCTTAAGCacacctttaatttttttgcttcaTAAATAACTGCGATGTGATCGAAAGGCAAGAGCCAATCACGGACAATCACGGCCACCCTTTTCCTCACCTGAGGCAGCCTCCTCTCTTCCGCCCGCAACCCGCGGAGAAGACGGGGCGGTTGGGAGGTGCGTCGGCGTCGCAGCTCACACCCACGTGATGGAGGCATTGCAGGTAGGAGCTGGCTGGGCTGCTGCTCGAGGCCCCCTCAATGGCGTCGATatcgagcaatgcatgagcctgacgggAAACCGGAGCTGCCGCCTGCAATATGACACAGAATATACAGTGGTCGGCCGCGGGAATGTCAATACATGCAAGAGTATTCCGTGAACTGCAACAGGCAGGGTCCTCTGTTTACAGTCTACTAGAAAAATTACTGCAGGCCCCACAGTTGCAGGGCATTTCAGAAAGCGTGCTGTTACTTTGAATAAGGACACAACATGACATATGGAGCTGCGTTGTGTCCTTTATTCTGTATCCCTATACTGTTGAGCTGTACCCACGGAATAGAGAAAGCCACGCTCAAAGAAGGCAGCGAGCGGTGAAGACAGAGCAAGCAACAATCACAAAACCACAGGCTGTACTTGAGATGATATAATGACTGCGTGAATTAATTCGAGTGATATCACAGACAGTGAGTAAGAAGCGCGAAGCATAAGCTACATGTGGCTCGAGGCAGCTATGGCAAATGGTGTTCATGCGTGCCTGTTTAATAATTTCAACATAGCTGCATCAGACAACACTGTTCTATGATAATGTGCAGATCTACAATGTTGTTGTACAACCATCGtacatccgcccgcctaactttatGCCGCGCCCTGCTATGCTTGTCTtttcttggaatcccctccgttacccttaaggaccagcggttgtcttgcctcaTGCGCTACCGCCGCCTTTACCCTACTTGCTACAGCGACAATGGCTCGCGATGCAAGGAGCATGCAACTCTATTTCACACCGTCTCAGCCTGCCGGGCCATTCAGGTTCCGATTGTAGCCGGGAGCGTGTCCTGTGAACGCCAGGCCTGGTTGAACAGCTCGTCGCCAGGGCTCTGTCGGCCACGAGGGCCgttggggccctggaataagggctcCACTCCCAGACCAAAGACCCCCGAACCTGACCAGTAAATACATTTTCCACCGCCACTACCAGGCTGCCTTCGCAAGCAGGTGCCGAGAAATGAGAAACGAGAAACACGATGTAGAGCGAGTATCGCCTCCAGCATGGAGTGCAGACGGACCTTCACGAAAGGCTTTGAACAGTCGGAAGCAGAGGAGGCCTCACCGTTGTTTGACTTCGATCAATTAGTTGGCCTCACGTTGAATGCAACGATAGACAAGCGCGGCGAAACGAGTAAATGAATGTTTGTTTACTCACAAAGCTAGGTTAGCATGGGGCAGACCGCTAtcattttctttcaaatgatgcgtgaTAAATAACTATAAATCATCACCAAGCTGAAATCTCCGGCTCCTGCTAAATAATTTTAAGTTCAATTT includes these proteins:
- the LOC144102310 gene encoding uncharacterized protein LOC144102310, yielding MGNDTIYKSGDGRQAAAPVSRQAHALLDIDAIEGASSSSPASSYLQCLHHVGVSCDADAPPNRPVFSAGCGRKRGGCLSGRSGTCPCRAACCRWWTASPPIASCPQRAQHEAAAHARSDLQLQYAGGCFGLSSGSCIALCRRQWRGPRAAAQRAPAVPLSRGCEPGHRPTSQQRRDHIGLRALQRWLPRDDSSFTADGMQKLSFHHCRTHARCARSARAPATEYYAHLAAFLAKHHIASKVDMSSTVRESSGGRGDAVLSTVQYVEAVKVRKRSRVPCTSSGGGGSPLLLHSSSGCLHLSAARLTDPSPQKAAAERFEAEEPL